In Pseudobythopirellula maris, a single window of DNA contains:
- a CDS encoding type II toxin-antitoxin system VapC family toxin, producing the protein MTVLVDTNVLLRVNHDGHPQSATAQETISRLINTSHDLRTVPQVLYEYWAVATRPVESNGLGFPSSVANRWLVVWGDVFPTFRDERGVLDEWWRLVVDHEVSGKTTHDARLVAAMIRHSVTHLLTFNVSDFKRYDEIVVFSPDAYLAGEVRL; encoded by the coding sequence ATGACGGTCCTTGTTGACACGAACGTGCTACTCCGTGTCAACCACGATGGCCACCCACAATCCGCAACCGCTCAAGAAACGATCTCGCGTCTTATCAACACTTCGCACGATCTGAGGACCGTGCCCCAAGTGCTGTATGAATACTGGGCGGTGGCGACCCGTCCTGTGGAATCTAATGGGCTTGGCTTCCCATCGTCCGTGGCGAATCGATGGCTTGTCGTGTGGGGCGATGTCTTCCCCACATTTCGCGATGAACGCGGCGTTCTCGATGAGTGGTGGAGGCTCGTGGTCGATCACGAGGTGAGCGGAAAAACGACGCATGATGCGAGGCTCGTTGCCGCCATGATTCGCCACAGCGTCACGCATCTGCTGACCTTCAATGTCAGCGATTTCAAACGCTACGACGAGATCGTCGTCTTCTCACCTGATGCTTATCTTGCCGGCGAAGTCAGGTTGTGA
- a CDS encoding DUF1559 domain-containing protein produces the protein MRRRPGGCRAALGGFTLVELLVVIAIIGILVALLLPAVQTAREAARRAQCSNQLRQIGLAAHNHHDAIRRLPPGYASRSLATPPPAERDPDTWDAPPGWGWYAYLLPYVEEGALSQATDKELSLWDDSQAAQVAAPISGLLCPSSSGPREPFEAQDEAGDPLVRGGSTVLLGRSHYVASHGQESCWGECGATASGPVFTNIYTSATEQVEHGGDVSLVADGPFYRNSETRFKDVTDGLSQTIFFGEHSSALSDKSWAGVVPGAFTHPRFASPENGPDAAATLVLVHGGPSGGELDITGLPIIHPVNFPTYHVGQMYAEHLGGGNVCLGDASVRFVTDSVDLLRWAEYSSIGEQEVSEEL, from the coding sequence GTGAGGCGTCGCCCCGGCGGCTGTCGCGCGGCGCTTGGCGGTTTCACGCTCGTCGAGCTGCTCGTGGTGATCGCGATCATCGGGATCCTCGTCGCCTTGCTGCTGCCGGCGGTGCAGACCGCCCGCGAGGCGGCCCGCCGTGCTCAGTGCTCGAATCAGCTGAGGCAGATCGGCCTGGCGGCGCACAACCACCACGACGCCATCCGCCGCCTGCCTCCCGGCTACGCCTCGCGCTCGCTCGCCACGCCGCCCCCCGCCGAGCGCGACCCCGACACGTGGGACGCGCCGCCCGGCTGGGGCTGGTACGCCTACTTGCTGCCCTACGTGGAGGAGGGCGCGCTGAGCCAAGCGACCGACAAGGAATTGTCGCTGTGGGACGACAGCCAAGCGGCGCAGGTCGCTGCGCCGATCAGCGGCTTGCTCTGCCCTTCGTCTTCGGGCCCACGCGAACCGTTCGAGGCCCAAGACGAAGCGGGCGACCCGCTCGTGCGGGGCGGCTCGACCGTGCTGCTGGGCCGCTCGCACTACGTGGCGAGCCACGGCCAGGAGTCGTGTTGGGGCGAGTGCGGCGCCACCGCCTCGGGGCCGGTCTTCACCAACATCTACACCAGCGCCACGGAGCAGGTCGAGCACGGCGGCGACGTGTCGCTCGTGGCCGACGGACCGTTCTACCGCAACTCGGAGACCCGCTTCAAAGACGTGACCGACGGTCTGTCGCAGACGATCTTCTTCGGCGAGCACTCCTCGGCGCTCTCCGACAAGTCGTGGGCCGGGGTCGTGCCGGGGGCGTTCACGCACCCGCGGTTCGCCTCGCCGGAGAACGGCCCCGACGCGGCGGCCACGCTCGTGCTGGTGCACGGCGGCCCCTCGGGCGGCGAGCTCGACATCACGGGGCTGCCGATCATCCACCCGGTGAACTTTCCCACGTACCACGTCGGCCAGATGTACGCCGAGCACCTCGGCGGCGGCAACGTCTGCCTGGGCGACGCCTCGGTGCGATTCGTCACCGACAGTGTCGACCTGCTCCGCTGGGCGGAGTACTCCAGCATCGGCGAACAAGAAGTCAGCGAGGAGCTATGA
- the mntR gene encoding manganese-binding transcriptional regulator MntR, which translates to MDAPAPRQSKRFRRIRDDHAAETAEDYVEAIAELARDEGQCRGADLARHFGVSHVTVTKTVARLAAEGLVETEPYQPIALTKKGERLAEASRKRHEVVLAFLLALGVDEATAQADAEGIEHHVSPSTLKRFKAFLENQPDGEAD; encoded by the coding sequence ATGGATGCCCCCGCCCCCCGACAATCGAAACGCTTCCGCCGCATCCGCGACGACCACGCCGCGGAGACCGCCGAGGACTACGTCGAGGCGATCGCCGAGTTGGCGCGCGACGAGGGGCAGTGCCGCGGCGCCGACCTGGCGCGGCACTTCGGTGTGAGCCACGTGACGGTCACTAAAACCGTCGCCCGGCTGGCTGCCGAGGGTCTGGTCGAGACCGAGCCATACCAGCCGATCGCGCTCACCAAGAAGGGCGAGCGGCTGGCCGAGGCGAGCCGCAAGCGGCACGAGGTGGTGCTCGCCTTCCTGCTCGCCCTGGGCGTGGACGAGGCGACGGCTCAGGCCGACGCCGAGGGAATCGAGCACCACGTGAGTCCATCGACACTCAAGCGATTCAAGGCGTTTCTTGAAAACCAGCCCGACGGAGAGGCGGATTGA
- a CDS encoding TrmH family RNA methyltransferase gives MTAPLITSRHNPRLKEAAKLRDARERRRTGRFLVDGARETLRALAAGAEPVEAFVSEGLDDALTTEALAELERRSTPLSPVAPEAFAKLAYGQRETGLVLVATAPKRSLGDLKLPADPLVVVLEGVEKPGNLGAILRTADGAGVDAVVVADPRTDLMNPNTIRASVGAVFKQNIAVATTEETIAWLAGRGLRTLVTRPEAAERYDRTDLAGGVALVLGSEAHGLSDAWERSALKLTALSLPMAGVADSLNVSAAAAVLLYEARRQRDAV, from the coding sequence ATGACCGCACCGCTTATCACCAGCCGCCACAACCCGCGTCTCAAAGAGGCCGCCAAGCTGCGTGACGCGCGTGAGCGCCGCCGCACCGGCCGCTTCCTCGTCGACGGCGCCCGCGAGACGCTCCGCGCCCTGGCGGCCGGGGCCGAGCCGGTCGAGGCGTTTGTCTCCGAGGGGCTCGATGACGCGCTCACCACAGAAGCCCTCGCCGAGCTGGAGCGGCGCAGCACGCCGCTCAGCCCCGTCGCGCCCGAGGCGTTCGCCAAGCTCGCTTATGGCCAACGCGAGACCGGCCTGGTGCTCGTGGCCACGGCGCCCAAACGCTCGCTAGGCGACCTCAAGCTGCCGGCCGACCCGCTGGTGGTCGTCTTGGAAGGGGTCGAGAAGCCGGGCAACCTGGGGGCGATCCTCCGCACGGCCGACGGCGCCGGGGTCGACGCCGTGGTCGTGGCCGACCCGCGGACCGACCTGATGAACCCGAACACGATCCGGGCGAGTGTCGGCGCCGTGTTCAAACAGAACATCGCCGTGGCGACCACCGAAGAAACGATCGCCTGGCTCGCCGGGCGCGGGCTGCGGACGCTCGTCACCCGGCCCGAGGCGGCGGAGCGCTACGACCGCACGGACCTCGCCGGCGGCGTCGCCCTGGTGCTGGGGAGCGAGGCGCACGGGCTGTCGGACGCCTGGGAGCGGTCGGCCCTCAAGCTGACCGCCCTGTCGCTGCCGATGGCGGGCGTAGCCGACAGCCTCAACGTGTCGGCCGCCGCGGCGGTGCTGCTCTACGAGGCGCGGCGGCAACGCGACGCGGTGTAG
- the phnD gene encoding phosphate/phosphite/phosphonate ABC transporter substrate-binding protein, which translates to MSADPGAFSFGRLLKILLPVLLLAVGIRFTLPGYERAAQKEMEDNMLARLMGEAVQLPEETVPFSDADHDLVNDPPAEPADGEAAAAPERLVFSYIASPEPEDAAEVWADVTTAISEATGLPVEYAHYETTGEQFAAMARDEVHVIGVNTGAVPTAVANVGFTPVCTFGDAAGEYGYRMKLIVSKDSKAEGLGDLRGKKIAFTRPDSNSGFKAAMVQLMNDEGMLPERDYQWGFTYDHVTSIHAVAAGEEAAAPVASDILDRLTTSGEVSTDDFKVIYDSERFPPATIGYAHNLPAATRDAIREALLSFAWEGSSVAAKYADSGAAQFVAVNYKDDWDNIRRIDEAIRRVRAQHSAAAE; encoded by the coding sequence ATGAGTGCTGACCCCGGCGCCTTTTCCTTCGGACGTTTGCTCAAGATCTTGCTGCCGGTGCTGCTGCTAGCGGTGGGAATCCGCTTCACGCTGCCCGGCTACGAGCGGGCCGCTCAGAAGGAGATGGAGGACAACATGCTCGCCCGCCTGATGGGCGAGGCGGTGCAGCTTCCCGAAGAGACCGTCCCCTTCAGCGACGCCGACCACGACCTGGTGAACGACCCGCCGGCCGAACCCGCTGACGGAGAGGCCGCCGCGGCGCCCGAGCGGCTGGTGTTCTCGTACATCGCCTCGCCCGAGCCGGAAGACGCCGCCGAGGTGTGGGCCGACGTGACCACGGCGATCTCCGAGGCGACCGGCCTGCCGGTCGAGTACGCCCACTACGAGACCACCGGCGAGCAGTTCGCCGCGATGGCGCGCGACGAGGTCCACGTGATCGGCGTGAACACCGGCGCCGTGCCGACGGCCGTGGCCAACGTCGGCTTCACGCCGGTCTGCACGTTCGGCGACGCCGCTGGGGAGTACGGCTACCGCATGAAGCTGATCGTCTCGAAGGACAGCAAGGCCGAGGGCCTGGGCGACCTGCGCGGCAAGAAGATCGCCTTCACCCGGCCCGACTCGAACTCCGGCTTCAAGGCGGCGATGGTGCAGCTGATGAACGACGAGGGGATGCTGCCCGAGCGTGACTACCAATGGGGCTTTACCTATGACCACGTCACGTCGATCCACGCCGTGGCGGCGGGCGAAGAGGCGGCCGCCCCGGTGGCGAGCGACATCCTCGACCGGCTCACCACGAGCGGCGAGGTCTCGACGGATGATTTCAAGGTGATCTACGACTCGGAGCGTTTCCCGCCGGCCACGATCGGCTACGCCCACAACCTGCCCGCCGCGACGCGCGACGCGATCCGCGAGGCCCTGCTCTCGTTCGCCTGGGAAGGCTCGAGCGTGGCGGCCAAGTACGCCGACTCGGGCGCTGCGCAGTTCGTGGCCGTCAACTACAAGGACGACTGGGACAACATCCGCCGCATCGACGAGGCGATCCGCCGCGTCCGCGCCCAACACTCCGCCGCCGCGGAGTGA
- a CDS encoding formylmethanofuran--tetrahydromethanopterin N-formyltransferase: protein MRLGATLITDESCQAFRAHYARLRVTAQDDHWLRAALDALCGYATSVIGCDAEVGVERTLAPDRSSGDRPGADVLLFGLKAKPLARAVMNRTGQCLLTCPTVEVRVATPEPHQSFTFGDWLRCFGDGFERQDEATGEWVVPVMEGEVRFEPKVGVARGLAGGVLMLQGAEQAAVLAAARRAAEALAETAGVITPFPGGVCRSGSKVGSKYRGPVASTNEAFCPTLRERVATRLVEGARCAYEIVIDGVDEPAVRGAMAVAMRAAAGDGLLAIGASDLGGRRGGVKIALRDVLR from the coding sequence ATGCGGCTCGGAGCGACGCTCATCACCGACGAGTCGTGCCAGGCGTTCCGGGCGCACTACGCTCGGCTGCGCGTGACGGCGCAGGACGACCACTGGCTGCGCGCTGCGCTCGACGCGCTGTGCGGCTACGCGACGAGCGTTATCGGCTGCGACGCCGAGGTCGGCGTCGAACGCACGCTCGCGCCGGACCGGTCCAGCGGGGACCGGCCCGGCGCCGACGTGCTGCTGTTCGGTCTCAAGGCCAAGCCGCTCGCCCGGGCGGTGATGAACCGCACGGGACAGTGCCTGCTCACCTGTCCCACGGTCGAGGTGCGTGTCGCCACGCCCGAGCCGCATCAATCGTTCACCTTCGGCGACTGGCTCCGCTGCTTCGGCGACGGCTTCGAACGCCAGGACGAGGCGACCGGCGAGTGGGTCGTTCCCGTGATGGAGGGCGAGGTGCGTTTCGAGCCCAAGGTGGGCGTAGCCCGCGGCCTGGCTGGCGGGGTGCTCATGCTGCAAGGCGCCGAGCAGGCGGCTGTGCTCGCCGCCGCGCGGCGTGCGGCCGAGGCGCTCGCCGAGACAGCGGGCGTGATCACGCCGTTCCCCGGCGGTGTCTGCCGCAGCGGCAGCAAGGTCGGCTCGAAGTACCGCGGCCCGGTCGCATCGACCAACGAGGCGTTCTGCCCGACGCTCCGCGAGCGGGTCGCCACGCGGTTGGTCGAGGGCGCCCGCTGCGCGTACGAGATCGTCATCGACGGCGTCGACGAGCCGGCGGTCCGCGGCGCGATGGCCGTGGCGATGCGTGCGGCGGCGGGCGACGGCTTGCTGGCGATCGGCGCGAGCGACCTGGGGGGCCGCAGGGGAGGGGTGAAGATCGCCCTGCGCGACGTGCTCCGCTGA
- a CDS encoding 30S ribosomal protein S1 produces MTDETTAPTAEQAAPTERQTTTPDVVDQSTPQPAATPAPEATPVATATEPAPAQPAAEASVAPAPVAPAPAAQATAAASADDGAKPSERIRIGTQRVEGSAEALEPKPVTPVTEADPSAPKPSQQKAYPPPNVRSQLSAEEQSELDAAMAGSDLDSIAAEAAGAAGKTIEDDTRVTGTVARIHGDDIFVELGKPTQGVLPLKQFEGKEAPTEGQQVEVRVIRLKEDDGLYELSLPSAPQEVGNWDEVSEGQVVNVTITGHNKGGLECKVSGIRGFMPMGQISLYRVENAEEYVGQTIAAVITEANRSRKNLVLSHKSIMQRERAEKRDQLLAELAPGQMREGIVRSLRDFGAFVDLGGVDGLVHVSKLSWERVGHPKEVLTEGQTIKVKVEKVDPETGKIALSYREAAENPWDKAEQNYPVGDVAKGKVSKIMEFGAFVRLEPGIEGMIHISELTHGRVGRVNDAVSEGQDVEAKILSVDRNKQRIALSLKALTAAPAREKRPEEPPEPPPSPEEIARKKKRDAKLKGGIGGPSGGEKFGLKW; encoded by the coding sequence ATGACCGACGAGACGACCGCCCCCACGGCGGAGCAAGCCGCTCCCACCGAGCGGCAGACCACCACGCCCGACGTAGTGGATCAATCGACCCCACAACCCGCAGCCACGCCCGCGCCCGAAGCGACGCCTGTCGCCACGGCGACGGAACCGGCGCCTGCTCAGCCCGCGGCTGAGGCTAGCGTCGCCCCAGCGCCCGTCGCCCCAGCGCCCGCCGCTCAGGCGACGGCGGCAGCGTCCGCAGACGACGGCGCGAAGCCGAGCGAGCGGATCCGCATCGGCACGCAGCGCGTCGAGGGTAGCGCCGAGGCGCTCGAGCCCAAGCCGGTGACGCCCGTCACCGAGGCGGACCCGTCGGCGCCCAAGCCGAGCCAGCAGAAGGCCTACCCACCGCCCAACGTCCGTTCGCAGCTCAGCGCCGAGGAGCAGTCGGAGCTCGACGCGGCGATGGCCGGCTCGGACCTCGACTCGATCGCCGCCGAGGCGGCCGGCGCCGCCGGCAAGACGATCGAAGACGACACCCGAGTGACCGGCACGGTGGCCCGGATCCACGGCGACGACATCTTCGTCGAGCTCGGCAAGCCGACCCAGGGCGTGCTGCCGCTCAAGCAGTTCGAGGGCAAAGAGGCGCCGACCGAGGGCCAGCAGGTCGAGGTCCGCGTGATCCGCCTGAAGGAAGACGACGGCCTGTACGAGCTGTCTCTACCGAGCGCCCCGCAGGAAGTCGGCAACTGGGACGAGGTGTCCGAGGGCCAGGTCGTCAACGTGACGATCACCGGCCACAACAAGGGCGGCCTGGAGTGCAAGGTTTCCGGCATCAGAGGCTTCATGCCGATGGGCCAGATCTCGCTCTACCGCGTGGAGAACGCCGAGGAGTACGTCGGCCAGACGATCGCCGCGGTGATCACCGAGGCCAACCGCTCGCGCAAGAACTTGGTGCTGAGCCACAAGTCGATCATGCAGCGTGAGCGCGCCGAGAAGCGCGACCAGCTGCTCGCCGAGTTGGCCCCCGGCCAGATGCGCGAGGGGATCGTGCGGAGCCTGCGCGACTTCGGCGCCTTTGTTGACCTGGGCGGCGTTGACGGCCTGGTGCATGTCAGCAAGCTGAGCTGGGAGCGTGTGGGCCACCCCAAGGAGGTGCTCACCGAGGGCCAGACCATCAAGGTCAAGGTCGAGAAGGTCGACCCCGAGACGGGCAAGATCGCCCTCTCTTACCGCGAGGCGGCCGAGAACCCCTGGGACAAGGCCGAGCAGAACTACCCGGTCGGCGACGTGGCCAAGGGCAAGGTCTCGAAGATCATGGAGTTCGGCGCCTTCGTCCGCCTAGAGCCGGGCATCGAGGGGATGATCCACATCTCCGAGCTGACCCACGGCCGCGTCGGCCGCGTGAACGACGCCGTGAGCGAGGGCCAGGACGTCGAGGCCAAGATCCTCAGCGTCGACCGCAACAAGCAGCGGATCGCCCTGTCGCTCAAGGCCCTGACCGCCGCGCCCGCTCGCGAGAAGCGCCCGGAAGAGCCGCCCGAGCCGCCCCCTTCGCCCGAAGAGATCGCCCGCAAGAAGAAGCGCGACGCGAAGCTCAAGGGCGGCATCGGCGGACCGAGCGGCGGCGAGAAGTTCGGCCTGAAGTGGTGA
- a CDS encoding glycosyltransferase family 4 protein: MPKRNILFISQVYVPDPTSVGQHMADAAEELAARGYRVRVITSGRGYDDPTQRYPARETLGGVDVVRLPFSSLGKKSILHRVAGQLMFLVQAILRGWFGPRPDKIVVSTSPPMAAIAALAVRLVRRSKIVFWAMDLNPDQVIATGVMKPTALPVKMLNWLNRWLLGAVDHVVALDPFMAERLNAKRDVSDKTTVFPPWPHNEPEDDIPKSENPFVAEHGLADKFVVMYSGNHGLTTPLDSLVDAALTLQDDPRLRFMFIGGGPGKAPVTRAIEEHQPENIVSLPYQPLDAIRYSLSSADIHVVLMNEALVGIVHPCKVYGAMTVGRPVLYFGPRPSHVTELLDAAQAIPPEEGGGPIGWEARPGDVEQTAAVLREIAATPPEEIAERGRRAKQLIAGRYSKKELCGRFADIVVEGLDTPE, from the coding sequence ATGCCGAAGCGCAACATTCTCTTCATCAGCCAGGTCTACGTGCCCGATCCGACGTCGGTGGGGCAGCACATGGCCGACGCCGCCGAGGAGCTCGCCGCGCGCGGCTACCGCGTGCGCGTGATCACCTCGGGCCGCGGCTACGACGACCCCACGCAGCGCTACCCGGCTCGCGAGACCCTGGGCGGCGTCGACGTCGTGCGGCTGCCGTTCTCGTCGCTCGGCAAGAAGTCGATCCTCCACCGCGTCGCCGGGCAGCTGATGTTCCTCGTGCAGGCGATCCTGCGCGGCTGGTTCGGCCCGCGACCCGACAAGATCGTGGTGAGCACCTCGCCCCCGATGGCGGCCATCGCCGCGCTCGCCGTGCGGCTCGTGCGGCGCTCGAAGATCGTGTTCTGGGCGATGGACCTCAATCCCGACCAGGTGATCGCCACCGGCGTGATGAAGCCCACGGCGCTGCCCGTGAAGATGCTCAACTGGCTCAACCGCTGGCTCTTGGGAGCCGTGGACCACGTGGTGGCGCTCGACCCCTTCATGGCCGAGCGGCTCAACGCTAAACGCGACGTGAGCGATAAGACCACGGTCTTTCCCCCCTGGCCGCACAACGAGCCGGAGGACGACATCCCCAAGAGCGAGAACCCGTTCGTCGCCGAGCACGGATTGGCGGACAAGTTCGTCGTGATGTACAGCGGCAACCACGGGCTCACCACGCCGCTCGACTCGCTGGTCGACGCCGCGCTCACGCTGCAAGACGACCCGCGGCTCAGGTTCATGTTCATCGGCGGCGGGCCCGGCAAGGCGCCGGTGACCCGCGCGATCGAAGAGCATCAGCCGGAGAACATCGTCTCTCTGCCGTACCAGCCGCTCGACGCGATCCGCTACTCGCTCTCGTCGGCCGACATCCACGTGGTGCTGATGAACGAGGCGCTGGTGGGCATCGTCCACCCGTGCAAGGTTTACGGCGCGATGACCGTCGGCCGCCCGGTCCTCTACTTCGGCCCGCGGCCGAGCCACGTGACCGAGCTGCTCGACGCGGCCCAGGCCATCCCGCCCGAAGAGGGCGGCGGCCCGATCGGCTGGGAGGCCCGCCCGGGCGACGTGGAGCAAACCGCCGCCGTGCTGCGCGAGATCGCCGCGACGCCGCCGGAGGAGATCGCCGAACGCGGCCGTCGCGCGAAGCAACTCATCGCCGGGCGCTACAGCAAGAAAGAGCTCTGCGGCCGGTTTGCGGACATCGTGGTGGAGGGGCTCGATACTCCGGAGTAA
- the gmd gene encoding GDP-mannose 4,6-dehydratase → MKLPETKQPAANGKRALITGITGQDGSYLSELLLAKGYEVWGIVRRSSSFNTARIDHLYQDPHEQGVRLRLTYGDLSDASSLHKTLRLVEPHEVYNLGAQSHVKVSFDVPEYTGDVTALGVVRLLEAIRDLGLETKFYQASSSELYGKAVETPQTENTPFHPRSPYAAAKAYAYHITRNYRESYGLYAVNGILFNHESPRRGPTFVTRKISRAAARIRLGLQDRLYLGNLEAARDWGFAGDYVEAMWRMLQADQPDDFVIATGVPTTVRQFCEWCFAEVGLPIEWRGSGVEERGVGPDGRELVQIDPRYHRPAEVDHLQGDFSKARRVLGWEPTVTVAELSKMMAQSDLALAESESAAAER, encoded by the coding sequence ATGAAGCTACCCGAGACCAAGCAACCCGCGGCCAACGGCAAGCGCGCGCTGATCACCGGCATCACCGGCCAGGACGGCTCGTACCTCAGCGAGCTGTTGCTCGCCAAGGGCTACGAGGTGTGGGGCATTGTGCGCCGCAGCTCGTCTTTCAACACCGCCCGCATCGACCACCTTTATCAAGACCCGCACGAGCAAGGCGTGCGGCTGCGGCTGACCTATGGCGACTTGAGCGACGCCTCGTCGCTGCACAAGACGCTGCGGCTGGTCGAGCCGCACGAGGTTTACAACCTCGGCGCGCAGTCGCACGTGAAGGTGTCGTTCGACGTGCCGGAGTACACGGGCGACGTGACCGCGCTGGGCGTGGTGCGGCTGCTCGAGGCGATCCGCGACCTCGGCCTCGAGACGAAGTTCTACCAAGCGTCCTCCTCCGAGCTGTACGGCAAGGCGGTCGAGACGCCGCAGACCGAGAACACGCCGTTCCACCCCCGCAGCCCTTACGCGGCGGCCAAGGCGTACGCCTACCACATCACCCGCAACTACCGCGAGTCGTACGGCCTGTACGCCGTGAACGGGATCTTGTTCAACCACGAATCGCCGCGCCGCGGGCCGACGTTCGTGACGCGCAAGATCAGCCGCGCGGCCGCGCGTATCCGGCTCGGCTTGCAGGACCGCTTGTACCTGGGCAACCTCGAGGCGGCACGCGACTGGGGCTTCGCGGGCGACTACGTCGAGGCGATGTGGCGCATGCTGCAGGCCGACCAGCCGGACGACTTCGTGATCGCCACGGGCGTGCCGACCACGGTGCGGCAGTTCTGCGAGTGGTGCTTCGCCGAGGTCGGTCTGCCGATCGAGTGGCGCGGCTCGGGAGTTGAGGAGCGGGGCGTGGGGCCCGACGGCCGCGAGCTTGTCCAGATCGATCCTCGCTACCACCGCCCGGCCGAGGTCGACCACCTGCAGGGCGACTTCTCGAAGGCGCGGCGGGTGCTCGGCTGGGAACCGACCGTCACGGTCGCGGAACTATCGAAAATGATGGCGCAATCCGACCTCGCGTTGGCCGAATCGGAGTCCGCCGCGGCGGAGCGCTGA
- a CDS encoding GDP-L-fucose synthase family protein, which produces MPSPIPRDAKVLVTGGRGMVGSALLRRFRAEGFANLLAPTRDEVDLRDQAAVDAWFDRQRPKVVVHAAGTVGGIEANRTRPAEFLYDNLMLHATVMRAAWRTGVRRLLYLGSSCVYPRDCPQPMREEHLLSGPLEPTNDAYAIAKIAGVKACDAYRRQHGCDFFAAMPTNLYGPGDNFDPQNSHVVAGMIQKFHTCRQQGSGRRSVALWGTGAPRRELMHVDDLADACLTLLDRYEGAGPVNVGVGVDTAVSELAEQVRSIVCPDATIDYDTTKPDGAPRKLLDVSRLESLGWRSRIPLADGLRSTYEWFLENEA; this is translated from the coding sequence ATGCCCTCACCCATTCCACGCGACGCGAAGGTGCTGGTCACCGGCGGCCGGGGGATGGTCGGCTCGGCGCTGCTGCGCCGATTCCGCGCGGAGGGATTCGCGAACCTGCTCGCACCGACGCGCGACGAGGTCGACCTGCGCGATCAGGCGGCCGTCGACGCGTGGTTCGACCGTCAGCGTCCCAAGGTCGTGGTCCACGCCGCCGGCACGGTCGGCGGCATCGAGGCCAACCGCACCCGCCCGGCCGAGTTCCTTTACGACAACCTGATGCTGCACGCCACGGTGATGCGCGCCGCGTGGCGCACCGGCGTGCGGCGGCTGTTGTACCTCGGCAGCAGCTGCGTTTACCCGCGCGATTGCCCGCAGCCGATGCGCGAGGAGCACCTGCTCTCCGGCCCGCTCGAACCGACCAACGACGCTTACGCGATCGCCAAGATCGCCGGCGTGAAGGCGTGCGACGCCTACCGCCGCCAGCACGGCTGCGACTTCTTCGCCGCGATGCCCACCAACCTCTACGGCCCGGGCGACAACTTCGACCCGCAGAACTCGCACGTCGTGGCGGGCATGATCCAGAAGTTCCACACCTGCCGCCAGCAAGGCTCCGGCAGGCGTTCGGTTGCGCTGTGGGGAACCGGCGCGCCGCGTCGCGAACTGATGCACGTCGACGACCTCGCCGACGCCTGCCTCACGCTGCTCGACCGCTACGAGGGCGCGGGACCGGTCAACGTGGGCGTCGGCGTCGACACGGCCGTCAGCGAGCTGGCCGAGCAGGTGCGGTCGATCGTTTGCCCCGACGCCACGATCGATTACGACACGACCAAGCCCGACGGCGCCCCCCGCAAGCTGCTCGACGTGTCACGGCTCGAATCGCTCGGCTGGCGAAGCCGCATCCCCCTGGCCGACGGGTTGCGCTCGACCTACGAGTGGTTCCTGGAGAACGAGGCGTGA